From one Plantibacter flavus genomic stretch:
- a CDS encoding DUF917 domain-containing protein, with translation MSTNHPAARSAASATPITSITLADVPALAAGCAIFGTGGGGAVQTPQLGVEIALERFGPVPVKQVADLDADDVVVAMSGIGAPSVGFEMLGASGQAEIIVEEIERLTGKRITTIMATEIGGSNGVGPVGWAASLGLSILDADGMGRAFPEAPMTAMNVANLPPGYAVLSDVIGNVSILRPVSLAWLERHARALTVASGAISIGANYVMDRDTVRGAVIEGSVSRAVQVGRRLLTATDPVGALTDELGASLITGGKVVDIERRTEGGFTRGSVTVEGIGEHRGRLTRVEIQNENLVVMEDGAVIVSVPDLVTIVDSETGDAISTEMLRFGQRVSVLAWACDPLWRTERGLELAGPRAFGYDLDYEPFGVSADETIGATR, from the coding sequence ATGTCAACGAACCACCCCGCTGCACGCTCCGCAGCGTCGGCCACGCCGATCACGAGCATCACCCTGGCCGACGTGCCGGCGCTCGCCGCAGGATGCGCCATCTTCGGCACCGGCGGCGGCGGCGCGGTGCAGACCCCGCAGCTCGGCGTCGAGATCGCCCTGGAGCGGTTCGGTCCGGTCCCCGTCAAACAGGTCGCCGACCTCGACGCGGACGACGTGGTCGTCGCCATGTCCGGCATCGGTGCCCCTTCGGTGGGCTTCGAGATGCTCGGCGCGAGCGGCCAGGCCGAGATCATCGTCGAGGAGATCGAGCGCCTCACGGGCAAGCGCATCACCACGATCATGGCGACGGAGATCGGCGGCAGCAACGGCGTCGGGCCCGTCGGCTGGGCCGCGAGCCTCGGCCTCAGCATCCTCGACGCCGACGGCATGGGACGTGCCTTCCCGGAAGCGCCGATGACCGCGATGAACGTCGCGAACCTCCCGCCCGGGTACGCGGTCCTCAGCGACGTGATCGGCAATGTCTCGATCCTGCGGCCGGTCAGCCTCGCCTGGCTCGAGCGCCACGCCCGCGCTCTCACCGTGGCCAGCGGAGCGATCTCGATCGGCGCCAACTACGTCATGGACCGCGACACCGTCCGCGGCGCGGTCATCGAGGGCAGCGTCAGTCGCGCCGTGCAGGTCGGGCGACGGCTCCTCACCGCCACCGACCCCGTCGGCGCACTCACGGACGAACTCGGCGCATCCCTCATCACCGGCGGCAAGGTCGTCGACATCGAGCGCCGCACCGAGGGCGGGTTCACCCGCGGCTCCGTCACGGTCGAGGGGATCGGCGAGCACCGCGGTCGCCTCACCCGCGTGGAGATCCAGAACGAGAACCTCGTCGTCATGGAGGACGGAGCGGTCATCGTCAGCGTCCCCGACCTCGTCACGATCGTCGACTCCGAGACGGGCGACGCGATCTCCACCGAGATGCTGCGCTTCGGGCAGCGGGTGAGCGTCCTCGCCTGGGCGTGCGATCCACTGTGGCGCACCGAGCGCGGCCTCGAACTCGCCGGTCCGCGCGCGTTCGGCTACGACCTCGACTACGAGCCGTTCGGCGTGAGCGCCGACGAGACCATTGGAGCGACCCGATGA
- a CDS encoding ABC transporter substrate-binding protein — MNSKRKAAAALATAALTAVALTACTSSQSSDPSGEYVSGGTFVTAMSGDPGSLVPMTGISLEAREIISFHYESLVYVNADGELLPWLAESWEEDASSTSITYTLKDGITCADGTPFTAETAAANITYNADPANATFYYGAQVSERMTATADGNQLTVTSSTPDPFILANTGTVEMVCQAGLDDPDSLVETMNGTGLFTLDKATPGSSYTFTKRDDYTWGPEDVTSDTKGLPDTFEVRVVTDPGTAANLLLSGDVNAASIGGADQDRVEAAGLGSEGVRNPIGEMLFNERPERPTSDPLVREALVTAIDREQVGEVVTDGTAEESKSLVVKSPYLCVADGPQWTLPETDVEKSGELLDEAGWKLGSDGKRSKDGEPLTIKFIYDAATPSHAAAAELVQQTWDELGVTTELSGNDANAWSEQLFSTFDWDTGFVQIAPGGPVIVNTFFGGETPDKGGNNFMFVDNPEYDALAEQAKTASPEETCDLWQQAEAKLIERTDVFPIADAQDFMYLNGAEVERPNFIRPTSIRMVG, encoded by the coding sequence ATGAACAGCAAGCGGAAAGCCGCGGCGGCCCTCGCCACCGCGGCCCTCACCGCGGTGGCCCTCACCGCGTGCACCTCCTCGCAATCCTCCGATCCCTCCGGCGAGTACGTCTCCGGCGGCACCTTCGTCACCGCGATGAGCGGCGACCCCGGCAGCCTCGTCCCCATGACGGGCATCAGCCTCGAGGCCCGCGAGATCATCAGCTTCCACTACGAGTCGCTCGTGTACGTCAACGCCGACGGCGAGCTCCTGCCCTGGCTGGCCGAGAGCTGGGAGGAGGACGCGAGCTCCACCTCCATCACCTACACGCTCAAGGACGGCATCACCTGCGCGGACGGCACCCCGTTCACCGCGGAGACCGCCGCGGCGAACATCACCTACAACGCCGACCCGGCCAACGCGACCTTCTACTACGGCGCGCAGGTCTCCGAGCGGATGACCGCGACCGCCGACGGCAACCAGCTCACCGTCACGAGCTCGACGCCCGACCCGTTCATCCTCGCCAACACCGGCACCGTCGAGATGGTCTGCCAGGCCGGCCTCGACGACCCCGACTCCCTCGTCGAGACGATGAACGGCACCGGCCTCTTCACCCTCGACAAGGCGACCCCGGGTTCCAGCTACACCTTCACGAAGCGCGACGACTACACCTGGGGTCCCGAGGACGTCACGAGCGACACCAAGGGCCTGCCGGACACCTTCGAGGTCCGCGTCGTCACCGACCCCGGGACCGCCGCGAACCTGCTGCTCTCCGGTGACGTGAACGCCGCGAGCATCGGCGGCGCCGACCAGGACCGCGTCGAGGCGGCCGGTCTCGGCAGCGAGGGCGTGCGAAACCCGATCGGCGAGATGCTCTTCAACGAGCGTCCCGAGCGTCCCACCTCCGACCCGCTCGTCCGTGAGGCCCTCGTCACCGCGATCGACCGCGAGCAGGTCGGCGAGGTCGTCACCGACGGCACCGCCGAGGAATCGAAGTCGCTCGTCGTGAAGAGCCCCTACCTCTGCGTCGCCGACGGCCCGCAGTGGACGCTCCCCGAGACGGACGTCGAGAAGTCCGGCGAGCTGCTCGATGAGGCGGGCTGGAAGCTCGGTTCGGATGGCAAGCGGTCGAAGGACGGTGAGCCGCTGACGATCAAGTTCATCTACGACGCGGCCACCCCGAGCCACGCGGCAGCGGCCGAGCTCGTGCAGCAGACCTGGGACGAGCTGGGCGTCACGACGGAGCTCTCGGGCAACGACGCGAACGCCTGGTCCGAGCAGCTGTTCTCGACCTTCGACTGGGACACCGGCTTCGTGCAGATCGCTCCGGGCGGACCGGTCATCGTGAACACCTTCTTCGGTGGCGAGACCCCGGACAAGGGCGGCAACAACTTCATGTTCGTCGACAACCCGGAGTACGACGCGCTCGCCGAGCAGGCCAAGACGGCCAGCCCCGAGGAGACCTGCGACCTCTGGCAGCAGGCCGAGGCGAAGCTCATCGAGCGGACGGACGTGTTCCCGATCGCCGACGCGCAGGACTTCATGTACCTGAACGGCGCCGAGGTCGAGCGGCCGAACTTCATCCGCCCGACGAGCATCCGGATGGTCGGCTGA
- a CDS encoding ABC transporter ATP-binding protein: MTGLEFSGLTVRYGHGVSAHTAVDGFDLTVRPGTSHGLVGESGSGKSTVAAAAVGLVIPSAGGIRLNGADIVGRSSAARRARRRVQLVFQDPYSALDPRMPIGLSIAEGSRATGRSWSRSEQRSRVGELLERVHIDPDRANDLPSAFSGGQRQRITIARALAAEPEVLIADEITSALDVSVQGVVLNLLRELQRELELTVLFISHNLAVVNYMCDTVSVMQAGRVVEAGPTATVLAAPEDAYTRELLASVPVMGRRMTWDEE; the protein is encoded by the coding sequence ATGACCGGTCTCGAGTTCTCCGGCCTCACGGTCCGCTACGGCCACGGCGTGTCCGCGCACACCGCGGTCGACGGCTTCGACCTCACGGTCCGACCGGGCACGTCCCACGGGCTCGTGGGGGAGTCGGGCTCGGGCAAGTCGACGGTCGCCGCGGCCGCCGTCGGCCTCGTCATCCCGAGCGCCGGCGGCATCCGACTGAACGGCGCCGACATCGTGGGGCGCTCGTCCGCTGCCCGTCGTGCGCGTCGACGCGTGCAGCTCGTCTTCCAGGACCCGTACTCCGCGCTCGACCCGCGCATGCCGATCGGACTGTCGATCGCCGAGGGGTCCCGGGCGACGGGGCGCTCCTGGAGTCGCTCGGAGCAGCGGTCCCGGGTGGGTGAGCTGCTCGAGCGCGTGCACATCGACCCGGACCGGGCGAATGACCTGCCGTCGGCGTTCTCGGGTGGTCAGCGGCAGCGCATCACGATCGCCCGGGCGCTCGCGGCCGAACCGGAGGTCCTCATCGCCGACGAGATCACCTCGGCGCTCGACGTGTCGGTGCAGGGCGTCGTCCTCAACCTGCTGCGCGAGCTGCAGCGCGAGCTCGAACTCACGGTGCTGTTCATCTCCCACAACCTCGCCGTCGTGAACTACATGTGCGACACGGTGAGCGTCATGCAGGCCGGCCGGGTCGTCGAGGCGGGCCCCACGGCCACCGTCCTCGCTGCTCCCGAGGACGCCTACACCCGAGAACTCCTGGCCTCCGTGCCCGTGATGGGCCGTCGCATGACCTGGGACGAGGAGTAG
- a CDS encoding PucR family transcriptional regulator has protein sequence MAQVTVADVILQAEHLGARCVAGAPAGVPVTGVEILALDELNDATEHSIAIVTTPDGAVPRPYQVDIAIRRAIAAGCAGLVFVGAFPVAETSRALADRGGLPVIMSEGIASDLAVLMDRTIRGGAEEAMSRAEFAIQRVISASAAEAEQASGVGVREAILEVASTTLGVPVTLVEDASASWLEPDAVCIGEIPIGRVHAERDDPAAAIALPVIASVLSRALQRELHGRFGSVRSRAELIIELIFAESSRIDGFAMDAVRAGLPLQLSHAVAWLTPKHASDPDRRAPTVLAPSVELFALQLVDQREEQWHLAMRRDEIVVIASEELGAPDHQRRLRDVMERIVAHAATIAGPEWTFTVGLGTPQSGAAGLRQSATEARVAAEAAIAGGRFGTMEATDVTGLRRVLLDFYASPLSRTLLDDILSPLDALGPERATISVRTLLAYLSHRNSLARAGAELNLHPNAVNYRIRRIEQSLELDLADPDVRFAAELACRVRLIGMP, from the coding sequence ATGGCCCAAGTCACCGTTGCGGACGTCATCCTCCAAGCCGAGCATCTCGGCGCCCGTTGCGTCGCCGGTGCCCCCGCGGGCGTGCCGGTCACCGGCGTCGAGATCCTCGCGCTCGATGAGTTGAACGACGCGACCGAGCACTCCATCGCCATCGTGACGACCCCCGACGGTGCCGTCCCGAGGCCGTACCAGGTCGACATCGCCATCCGCCGGGCCATCGCCGCGGGCTGTGCCGGCCTCGTGTTCGTCGGTGCGTTCCCGGTCGCTGAGACCTCACGGGCCCTCGCGGACCGCGGTGGTCTGCCGGTGATCATGAGCGAGGGCATCGCCTCCGACCTCGCCGTGCTCATGGACCGCACGATCCGCGGCGGGGCCGAAGAGGCGATGTCACGCGCCGAGTTCGCGATCCAACGGGTGATCAGCGCGTCCGCGGCCGAAGCGGAGCAAGCGTCAGGTGTCGGCGTGCGGGAGGCGATCCTCGAGGTCGCCAGCACGACGCTCGGGGTGCCGGTCACGCTCGTCGAGGATGCGAGCGCCAGCTGGCTCGAACCCGACGCGGTGTGCATCGGTGAGATCCCGATCGGCCGCGTCCACGCCGAGCGTGACGACCCGGCGGCGGCGATCGCCCTCCCGGTCATCGCCTCCGTCCTCTCGCGCGCACTGCAACGGGAGCTGCACGGACGGTTCGGGTCGGTGCGCTCGCGGGCGGAGCTCATCATCGAGCTGATCTTCGCCGAGTCGTCCCGCATCGACGGCTTCGCGATGGACGCGGTCCGTGCCGGCCTGCCGTTGCAGCTGTCGCACGCGGTGGCGTGGCTGACCCCGAAGCACGCGAGCGATCCCGACCGCCGGGCGCCCACGGTCCTCGCACCGTCCGTCGAGCTCTTCGCGCTGCAACTCGTCGACCAGCGCGAGGAGCAGTGGCACCTCGCGATGCGGCGCGACGAGATCGTCGTCATCGCATCGGAGGAGCTCGGCGCACCCGACCACCAGCGGCGCCTGCGCGACGTGATGGAGCGGATCGTCGCGCACGCCGCGACGATCGCGGGGCCGGAGTGGACGTTCACCGTCGGGCTCGGGACGCCGCAGAGCGGGGCGGCGGGGCTCCGGCAGTCGGCGACCGAGGCGCGGGTCGCTGCGGAGGCCGCCATCGCGGGTGGTCGCTTCGGCACCATGGAGGCGACGGACGTCACCGGGCTGCGGCGGGTGCTCCTCGACTTCTACGCCTCACCGCTCAGCCGGACGCTGCTCGACGACATCCTCTCGCCGCTCGACGCCCTCGGGCCGGAGCGGGCCACGATCTCGGTGCGGACGCTGCTCGCGTACCTCAGCCATCGCAACTCGCTGGCGCGTGCCGGAGCGGAACTGAACCTGCATCCGAACGCGGTGAACTACCGGATCCGGCGCATCGAGCAGTCGCTCGAACTCGACCTCGCCGACCCCGACGTCCGCTTCGCCGCGGAACTCGCCTGCCGGGTGCGCCTCATCGGCATGCCGTGA
- a CDS encoding hydantoinase/oxoprolinase N-terminal domain-containing protein, producing MSAGTSTVTDTSGELAIGIDVGGTNTDAVALSGTGEVVSWTKQPTTRDVTGGIRAALAEVLDQLGDDRGLVTRVMLGTTHATNAIVNRRDLGRVVVIRLGSPAATSLPPLAGWPRELRDVVLAGSILAGGGHLVDGYPIAPLDRDLIRRELDALAGTFDAVAVCGIFSPSFPEQELEVEALVQDHVGVDIPVSLSHEIGALGLLERENATVLNASLYAVARDVTNALTTVVAEERLDATTYFAQNDGTLMAVEYAARYPVLTIGSGPANSIRGAAFLSGADNAIIIDVGGTTSDLGVLVDRFPRESTLPREVGGVRTNFRMPDILSVGLGGGTIVDTATGVPRHDSVGYRLTEEALLFGGTTPTLTDAASLQFGIADRELPPLDRATRQALEHALGVAHERIESAVERMSLGRTGLPLVVVGGGGFLVPDAVLGASEVLRPARGNVANAVGAAIALAGGRSDQLCDFADRAAAIEEAGRSAIEKAIQAGADPRSVEIVDVLETPVSYATRPTLKVSVKAAGPLARIGTATRQRI from the coding sequence ATGAGCGCCGGCACCAGCACCGTCACCGACACCTCGGGTGAACTCGCGATCGGCATCGACGTCGGCGGGACCAACACCGACGCCGTCGCGCTCTCGGGCACGGGCGAGGTCGTCTCGTGGACGAAGCAGCCCACCACCCGCGACGTCACCGGCGGCATCCGGGCGGCGCTCGCCGAGGTCCTCGACCAGCTCGGTGACGACCGCGGCCTCGTCACCCGCGTCATGCTCGGCACCACCCACGCGACGAACGCGATCGTCAACCGTCGCGACCTCGGACGCGTCGTCGTCATCCGGCTCGGCTCGCCCGCCGCCACCTCGCTCCCGCCGCTCGCCGGCTGGCCGCGGGAGCTGCGCGACGTCGTCCTCGCGGGGAGCATCCTCGCCGGCGGCGGCCACCTCGTCGACGGCTACCCGATCGCCCCGCTCGACCGCGACCTCATCCGTCGGGAGCTCGACGCCCTGGCCGGCACCTTCGACGCCGTCGCCGTCTGCGGGATCTTCAGCCCCTCGTTCCCCGAACAGGAGCTCGAGGTCGAGGCGCTCGTCCAGGACCACGTCGGGGTCGACATCCCGGTGTCGCTGAGCCACGAGATCGGCGCGCTCGGCCTGTTGGAGCGCGAGAACGCGACCGTCCTGAACGCGTCCCTCTATGCCGTCGCCCGCGACGTCACGAACGCGCTCACGACCGTCGTCGCCGAGGAGCGACTCGACGCGACCACTTATTTCGCCCAGAACGACGGCACGCTCATGGCCGTCGAGTACGCGGCGCGCTACCCGGTGCTCACGATCGGCTCCGGGCCGGCGAACTCCATCCGCGGTGCCGCGTTCCTCTCCGGTGCCGACAACGCGATCATCATCGACGTCGGCGGCACGACGAGCGACCTCGGCGTACTCGTCGACCGGTTCCCCCGCGAGTCGACCCTGCCCCGCGAGGTCGGTGGCGTCCGGACGAACTTCCGCATGCCCGACATCCTGAGCGTCGGCCTCGGCGGCGGCACGATCGTCGACACCGCGACCGGTGTCCCGCGGCACGACTCGGTCGGCTACCGGCTCACCGAGGAGGCGCTGCTGTTCGGCGGCACCACCCCGACCCTCACCGACGCGGCCTCGCTCCAGTTCGGCATCGCCGACCGCGAGCTGCCGCCCCTCGACCGCGCGACCCGCCAAGCACTCGAGCACGCGCTCGGCGTCGCCCACGAACGCATCGAGTCCGCCGTCGAGCGCATGTCGCTCGGCCGCACCGGCCTCCCGCTCGTCGTCGTCGGCGGCGGAGGATTCCTCGTCCCGGACGCCGTCCTCGGCGCGAGCGAGGTCCTGCGCCCGGCGCGCGGCAACGTCGCCAACGCCGTGGGCGCGGCCATCGCGCTCGCCGGTGGGCGCTCAGATCAGCTCTGCGACTTCGCCGACCGCGCAGCCGCCATCGAGGAGGCAGGACGCTCCGCGATCGAGAAGGCGATCCAGGCCGGCGCAGACCCGCGCTCGGTCGAGATCGTCGACGTGCTCGAGACCCCCGTCTCGTACGCCACCCGTCCCACCCTGAAGGTCTCCGTGAAGGCGGCGGGTCCGCTCGCCCGCATCGGAACGGCGACCCGACAGCGCATCTGA
- a CDS encoding dipeptide/oligopeptide/nickel ABC transporter permease/ATP-binding protein encodes MSIRPTTSSPTPSRRSPVLDRLRTPRGLTGAIGALLIIVVAVVGPTVWGSAADTTSVADRLAGASLAHPFGTDELGRDVFARVMVATRVSVLLTLGATAISVVGGVVLGAVATVLPRPLRRLVTALIDILLSFPWLLMALFFSVIWGASATGAMLAVGFAGVPTFARLTYTLASSLIGRDYVKAARIAGVGQAEVLVRHVMPNMLPPMLVNAAVSASGTLLAFAGLSFLGLGVQAPEYDWGRLLGLGIARIYGNPMAAIGPGIALVVCGVIFTQLGELWNESSKRLLGLPAPARRRTAAPATASAAAATPADQEPVVQVRDLRVAFPDRDGRLVERVHGISLTIMPGEVVGVVGESGSGKSVSAMAIAALLGPDSSVQASELSFRGIDMTAPLTKAERSRLGLELAMVFQDPLTSLNPSLTIGKQLRETVEVHEGLSTAESTKRAEAALESVRIPLPAKRLKQFPHELSGGMRQRAMIGMGLMGRPKLLIADEPTTALDVTVQRQVLRVLHEAQEQTGAAILLISHDIALVSGFCDRILVMKDGRIVESLDADRLHEARHPYTRGLIACVPDMTSDRTMPLPVIGAIDEIDEEDPLVPALRQAQDPVVEGPITIEGQRA; translated from the coding sequence ATGAGCATCCGTCCGACCACCTCCAGTCCCACACCCTCACGCCGATCGCCGGTGCTCGACCGCCTCCGCACCCCGCGCGGCCTCACCGGCGCGATCGGCGCGCTCCTGATCATCGTGGTCGCGGTCGTCGGCCCGACCGTCTGGGGGTCCGCCGCCGACACGACGTCCGTGGCCGACCGCCTCGCCGGTGCGAGCCTGGCCCACCCCTTCGGCACCGACGAGCTCGGCCGGGACGTCTTCGCCCGGGTCATGGTCGCTACGCGGGTGTCCGTGCTCCTGACCCTCGGCGCCACGGCGATCTCGGTCGTCGGCGGCGTCGTGCTCGGGGCCGTCGCGACGGTCCTGCCTCGACCGCTCCGCCGACTCGTCACCGCCCTCATCGACATCCTGCTGTCGTTCCCGTGGCTCCTCATGGCGCTGTTCTTCTCGGTGATCTGGGGCGCGAGCGCCACCGGCGCGATGCTCGCCGTCGGGTTCGCCGGCGTGCCGACCTTCGCCCGCCTCACCTACACGCTCGCGTCGTCGCTCATCGGTCGCGACTACGTGAAGGCCGCGCGGATCGCGGGTGTCGGGCAGGCGGAGGTGCTCGTCCGGCACGTCATGCCGAACATGCTCCCGCCGATGCTCGTGAACGCGGCGGTCTCCGCCTCCGGCACGCTGCTCGCTTTCGCCGGCCTGTCCTTCCTCGGTCTCGGGGTCCAGGCGCCCGAGTACGACTGGGGGCGCCTCCTCGGCCTCGGGATCGCCCGCATCTACGGCAACCCGATGGCGGCGATCGGTCCCGGTATCGCGCTCGTCGTGTGCGGTGTCATCTTCACGCAGCTCGGCGAGCTCTGGAACGAGTCCTCGAAGCGGCTGCTCGGCCTGCCTGCGCCGGCGCGACGTCGCACCGCGGCTCCCGCGACCGCCTCGGCTGCGGCTGCGACCCCGGCCGACCAGGAGCCCGTCGTGCAGGTGCGCGACCTCCGCGTCGCCTTCCCGGACCGCGACGGCCGACTCGTCGAGCGCGTCCACGGCATCAGCCTCACGATCATGCCCGGCGAGGTCGTCGGTGTCGTCGGCGAGTCCGGATCGGGCAAGTCGGTGAGCGCGATGGCGATCGCCGCCCTCCTCGGGCCGGACTCCTCGGTACAGGCCTCGGAGCTGAGCTTCCGCGGGATCGACATGACCGCACCGCTCACGAAGGCCGAGCGCAGCCGCCTCGGTCTCGAGCTGGCCATGGTCTTCCAGGACCCGCTCACCTCGCTCAACCCCTCGCTCACGATCGGGAAGCAGCTCCGCGAGACCGTCGAGGTCCACGAGGGGCTGTCGACGGCCGAGTCCACGAAGCGTGCCGAGGCCGCGCTCGAGTCGGTGCGGATCCCGCTTCCGGCCAAGCGCCTGAAGCAGTTCCCGCACGAGCTGTCCGGCGGCATGCGCCAGCGGGCCATGATCGGCATGGGACTCATGGGCCGCCCGAAGCTGCTCATCGCCGACGAGCCCACGACGGCGCTCGACGTGACGGTGCAGCGTCAGGTCCTCCGGGTCCTCCACGAGGCGCAGGAGCAGACGGGCGCTGCGATCCTGCTCATCTCGCACGACATCGCCCTCGTCAGCGGGTTCTGCGACCGCATCCTCGTCATGAAGGACGGCCGCATCGTCGAATCGCTCGATGCCGACCGCCTCCACGAGGCGCGGCATCCGTACACCCGTGGGCTCATCGCCTGCGTCCCCGACATGACCTCCGACCGCACCATGCCGCTCCCGGTCATCGGTGCGATCGACGAGATCGACGAGGAGGACCCCCTGGTCCCTGCCCTTCGACAAGCTCAGGATCCGGTTGTCGAAGGGCCCATCACCATCGAAGGACAGCGCGCATGA
- a CDS encoding ABC transporter permease produces the protein MAIPSTVTTGQATDPATGPGGPAVARRGGRGVLGGLSPRTSFILRRLGRVLVSLAIVIVATFLIVQLVPGDPVRAALGNSATPELVERTRADLGLNVPVPEQFVNYVSGLFRGDFGTAIGSQRPVADTIAQRFPVTLTLAVASFLLAAIGAFPIGVATAVSSRTGRRRLADLGVSGLLGVLIAIPSLLLAVGLIAVFSIGLKVLPAAGWGGFDQAILPVVALAVGPMAYLARIVHVEMLAVLEMPYMTTARSKRLPTHLVYLRHALPNMVTSTLTIGGIILTGMVAGTVLIETVFAIPGLGTSIVSSITSKDYPMIQGIVLVYAILVLGLNLLIDIALATIDPRSSITEG, from the coding sequence ATGGCGATCCCCTCGACCGTGACCACCGGGCAGGCCACCGACCCGGCCACGGGCCCCGGCGGCCCGGCGGTCGCGCGTCGAGGGGGTCGTGGCGTCCTCGGCGGACTCTCCCCGCGGACGTCCTTCATCCTCCGACGACTCGGCCGGGTGCTCGTCTCCCTCGCCATCGTCATCGTCGCGACGTTCCTGATCGTGCAGCTCGTGCCGGGCGACCCGGTGCGGGCTGCGCTCGGGAACAGTGCGACGCCGGAACTCGTCGAGCGGACGCGCGCCGACCTCGGCTTGAACGTGCCGGTGCCGGAGCAGTTCGTCAACTACGTCAGCGGACTGTTCCGCGGCGACTTCGGCACGGCGATCGGGTCGCAGCGGCCGGTCGCCGACACGATCGCGCAGCGCTTCCCGGTGACGCTCACCCTCGCGGTCGCGTCCTTCCTCCTCGCGGCGATCGGCGCCTTCCCCATCGGCGTCGCGACCGCGGTGTCCTCGCGCACCGGCCGCCGCCGACTCGCCGACCTCGGCGTCTCGGGTCTGCTCGGCGTGCTGATCGCCATCCCGAGCCTCCTGCTCGCCGTCGGTCTCATCGCCGTGTTCAGCATCGGGCTCAAGGTGCTCCCGGCCGCCGGCTGGGGAGGCTTCGACCAGGCGATCCTGCCGGTGGTGGCCCTCGCGGTCGGCCCGATGGCCTACCTGGCCCGCATCGTGCACGTGGAGATGCTGGCCGTCCTCGAGATGCCGTACATGACCACGGCACGGAGCAAGCGCCTCCCGACACACCTCGTCTACCTCCGGCACGCGCTGCCGAACATGGTGACGTCCACGCTCACGATCGGCGGCATCATCCTCACGGGTATGGTCGCCGGCACCGTGCTCATCGAGACGGTCTTCGCCATCCCCGGTCTCGGGACGAGCATCGTCTCGTCGATCACCTCGAAGGACTACCCGATGATCCAAGGCATCGTGCTCGTGTACGCGATCCTCGTCCTCGGTCTCAACCTCCTCATCGACATCGCGCTCGCGACGATCGATCCGCGCTCCTCGATCACGGAGGGCTGA